A genome region from Meleagris gallopavo isolate NT-WF06-2002-E0010 breed Aviagen turkey brand Nicholas breeding stock chromosome 9, Turkey_5.1, whole genome shotgun sequence includes the following:
- the LOC100539461 gene encoding putative P2Y purinoceptor 10 — MTRTPPPVPNAPSSPIMTHSNWNCSDPNVTYKSTLYAATYTIIFIPGLLANSAALWVLCRFISKKNKAVIFMINLAVADLAHVLSLPLRIYYYINRTWPFGRFLCLLCFYLKYLNMYASICFLTCISIQRYFFLYQPFKAKDWKRRYDIAISAAVWLFVGAACSPFPIMRSFRLQNNSKTCFADLEVRQIESKVGTVAMTATAELFGFIGPLIVIVFCTWKTKVSLRGFRIPVQNNSEGRKASRMVSTCAIVFFVCFAPYHINFFFYMMVKENVITDCLLRRITLHTQPFCLTLASLDCCLDPILYFFMTSEFQDQISRHSSMAIRSRLMSKESASSVKE; from the coding sequence ATGACCCGCACTCCCCCTCCTGTGCCAAATGCTCCCAGCAGTCCCATCATGACGCACAGCAACTGGAACTGCTCCGATCCCAACGTAACGTACAAATCCACGCTGTACGCTGCCACCTACACCATCATCTTCATCCCCGGCCTGCTGGCCAACAGCGCTGCCCTCTGGGTGCTGTGCCGCTTCATCAGCAAGAAGAACAAAGCCGTCATCTTCATGATCAACCTGGCCGTGGCCGACCTGGCGCACGTCCTCTCGCTGCCGCTGCGGATTTACTATTACATCAACCGCACGTGGCCTTTTGGGAGATTCCTCTGCCTGCTGTGCTTCTACTTGAAGTACCTCAACATGTACGCCAGCATCTGCTTCCTCACCTGCATCAGCATCCAGCGGTACTTCTTCCTATACCAACCCTTCAAGGCCAAGGACTGGAAGCGGCGCTACGACATCGCCATCAGCGCGGCCGTCTGGCTCTTTGTGGGCGCTGCCTGCTCCCCGTTCCCCATCATGCGCAGCTTCCGCCTGCAGAACAATTCCAAAACCTGCTTTGCAGACCTGGAGGTGCGGCAGATCGAGAGCAAAGTGGGCACCGTGGCGATGACGGCCACCGCGGAGCTCTTTGGCTTCATTGGGCCCCTCATCGTTATCGTGTTCTGTACCTGGAAAACAAAGGTCTCCCTTCGGGGCTTCCGGATACCGGTGCAAAACAACAGCGAGGGGCGGAAAGCTTCGAGGATGGTATCCACCTGTGCCATCGtgttctttgtgtgttttgcaCCGTATCACATCAATTTCTTCTTCTACATGATGGTGAAAGAGAACGTTATTACAGATTGCCTCCTGCGCAGGATCACGCTACACACCCAGCCCTTCTGCTTAACTCTTGCAAGTCTGGACTGCTGCTTGGATCCGATCCTCTATTTCTTTATGACCTCAGAGTTTCAGGACCAGATCTCCAGGCACAGCAGCATGGCCATCAGGAGTCGGCTAATGAGCAAAGAGAGTGCGTCGTCAGTTAAGGAATGA
- the LOC100541562 gene encoding putative P2Y purinoceptor 10: protein MESNMSSGNCSQPQMSFQNTLYAATYTIIFIPGLLANSAALWVLCRFISKKSKAVIFMINLAVADLAHVLSLPLRMYYYINHMWPFGTFLCQLCFYLKYLNMYASICFLTCISIQRYLFLLHPFKATAWKRRYDVGLSAAVWLFVGAACLPLPIVRSPALSNSTTTCFSDLAVKQLTPGASITLVTVAELFGFVIPFGIIAWCTWKMRQSLQEGGTQLQSASEKQKALRMVLMCAAVFFICFTPYHINFPFFMLVIENIIKDCTVHSNTLRFHPISLCLASLNCCLDPVLYYFMTSEFQDQLLRHGCAALWARLTHSRRSLTMSDAGHNIRTKRRNLPRFQFWSLPKFFGRINSMEIPPMQPDELLLESIS, encoded by the coding sequence ATGGAGAGCAACATGTCCTCGGGGAACTGCAGCCAGCCCCAGATGTCCTTCCAGAACACGCTGTACGCAGCCACCTACACCATCATCTTCATCCCCGGCCTGCTGGCCAACAGCGCTGCCCTTTGGGTGCTGTGCCGCTTCATCAGCAAGAAGAGCAAGGCTGTCATCTTCATGATCAACCTGGCTGTGGCCGACCTGGCGCATGTTCTCTCGCTGCCGCTGCGGATGTATTACTACATCAACCACATGTGGCCCTTCGGGACCTTCCTCTGCCAGCTGTGCTTCTACCTGAAGTACCTCAACATGTACGCCAGCATCTGCTTCCTCACCTGCATCAGCATCCAGCGGTACCTCTTCCTCCTGCACCCCTTCAAGGCCACAGCCTGGAAGCGCCGCTATGACGTGGGGCTCAGCGCGGCCGTCTGGCTCTTTGTGGGCgctgcctgcctgcctctgCCCATCGTCAGGAGCCCGGCCCTATCCAACAGCACCACCACCTGCTTCTCCGACCTGGCCGTCAAGCAGCTGACGCCAGGAGCCTCCATCACTCTGGTGACAGTGGCGGAGCTCTTTGGGTTCGTCATCCCCTTCGGCATCATCGCGTGGTGCACCTGGAAGATGCGGCAGTCGCTGCAGGAGGGCGGGACGCAGCTGCAGAGCGCCAGCGAGAAGCAGAAGGCACTAAGGATGGTGCTGATGTGTGCCGCCGTCTTCTTCATCTGCTTCACCCCCTACCACATCAACTTCCCCTTCTTCATGTTGGTGATAGAGAACATCATCAAGGACTGCACCGTGCACAGCAACACGCTCCGCTTCCACCCCATCTCCCTCTGCCTTGCCAGCCTGAACTGCTGCCTGGATCCGGTCCTCTACTACTTCATGACCTCTGAGTTCCAGGACCAGCTGCTCCGGCATGGCTGTGCTGCCCTATGGGCTCGCCTCACGCACAGCCGACGCAGCCTCACCATGAGTGACGCCGGCCACAACATCCGCACCAAGCGGAGAAACCTGCCCAGGTTTCAGTTTTGGTCCCTCCCCAAGTTCTTTGGAAGGATAAACAGCATGGAAATCCCCCCGATGCAGCCCGACGAGCTCCTCTTGGAGTCCATCTCTTGA